A genomic segment from Vanacampus margaritifer isolate UIUO_Vmar chromosome 3, RoL_Vmar_1.0, whole genome shotgun sequence encodes:
- the gins4 gene encoding DNA replication complex GINS protein SLD5: MSDSLSDNDISQEECQEDDMTPAVLIAKLEEAWLNEKFSPELLANQSEVVECVMEQLTHMEANLQRVKKGDPKASIHRMEIDRIRFVLCSYLRSRLQKIEKFFPHVLEREKSRSKGEPALLSPEEFAFAKEYAANTESHLKSVALSHMPPILQTLDMLKAVPMPCLDSFVFLRVKERQENILVEPETDDQREYVVDLEEGSQHLMRYRTIAPLISSGAAQLI, encoded by the exons ATGTCGGATTCGCTGTCTGACAACGACATCAGCCAAGAAGAATGTCAGGAGGATGACATGACCCCGGCTGTCCTAATCGCTAAACTGGAGGAG GCTTGGCTAAATGAAAAATTCTCACCGGAGTTGCTGGCCAACCAGTCCGAGGTGGTCGAGTGTGTCATGGAGCAGCTCACACACATG GAAGCAAACTTGCAGAGAGTAAAGAAAGGCGACCCCAAGGCCAGCATCCATCGCATGGAGATTGACCGCATCCGTTTTGTGCTGTGCAGCTACCTGCGCTCTCGGCTGCAGAAG ATTGAAAAGTTCTTTCCGCATGTCCTTGAGAGGGAGAAGTCTCGCAGTAAAGGAGAACCGGCGCTTCTTTCACCTGAGGAATTCGCCTTTGCTAAAGA GTATGCTGCAAACACAGAAAGCCACCTGAAGTCAGTGGCACTGAGCCACATGCCCCCCATCCTCCAGACACTTGACATGCTCAAAGCAG TACCAATGCCATGCCTGGATTCTTTTGTATTCCTGCGAGTGAAGGAGAGACAAGAGAACATCTTAGTTGAGCCCGAAACTGACGATCAAAG AGAGTACGTTGTGGATCTTGAAGAGGGCTCTCAGCATCTCATGCGCTATCGAACCATAGCGCCGCTTATTTCAAGTGGAGCCGCACAGTTGATTTAA